One genomic window of Pirellulales bacterium includes the following:
- a CDS encoding BON domain-containing protein: protein MFQRARAMITGLGIGAGWMYFFDPQAGKRRRALVRDQTFAALNDAACWFDKALRDAAHRMEGTVAAVQGMLDFSIPSDQQLSERVRACLGHVASHPRLIEVQANQGGITLAGHAPADELENIVSCVAGVRGVRSVDNQLDTQLGPDVTHDGQRRRRIQPSMDLMRESWAPSTRLIAGSAGTVLMLNCLARRTPGAVLMGTLGFGLFIRAVGNRDVGELIEEGTAAAQPMMGKVQGIGRRTAARATR, encoded by the coding sequence ATGTTCCAAAGAGCACGTGCCATGATAACGGGGCTGGGAATTGGGGCCGGTTGGATGTATTTTTTCGACCCGCAGGCCGGCAAGCGGCGACGCGCCCTGGTGCGCGACCAGACCTTCGCCGCCCTGAACGACGCGGCCTGCTGGTTCGACAAAGCGCTGCGTGACGCCGCGCACAGAATGGAGGGCACCGTGGCCGCCGTTCAAGGAATGCTCGACTTCAGCATCCCCTCCGATCAGCAACTCAGCGAGCGCGTGCGGGCCTGCTTAGGACACGTCGCCTCGCACCCGCGGCTGATCGAAGTCCAGGCCAATCAGGGAGGTATAACGCTGGCCGGGCATGCACCCGCCGACGAACTCGAAAACATCGTCTCCTGCGTGGCGGGAGTGCGCGGAGTGCGGTCGGTCGATAACCAACTCGACACACAACTGGGTCCGGATGTAACGCACGACGGGCAACGTCGCCGACGCATTCAGCCCTCGATGGACCTGATGCGCGAGAGTTGGGCGCCGTCCACCCGCTTGATCGCGGGCAGCGCGGGCACGGTGCTGATGCTCAACTGCCTGGCCCGACGCACGCCGGGAGCGGTGTTGATGGGCACGCTCGGGTTTGGCCTGTTCATCCGCGCCGTCGGCAACCGCGACGTCGGCGAACTGATCGAAGAAGGCACGGCCGCGGCGCAG